One Actinosynnema pretiosum DNA segment encodes these proteins:
- a CDS encoding transporter substrate-binding domain-containing protein: MTRRSRHAVRALLPVLALAATATGCATKVDTSTGGGNEISLVQEGKLVTCTHMSYEPFQFTQNGETVGFDVDLVNLVAKELGVTQQIFDTPFENITSGTVFSTGECDLAAAGITITEKRKEAIDFSDPYFDASQALLVKKDSGLKDLASLKGKVLGVQQGTTGEEYGNANAQANGYEVKQFEDLPLLETAVRTGSIDAAINDNGVLFDYAKKFPETEVTAEFDTGEQYGIALKKGNTALNAKIGEVIKKAKESGEYDTIYEKWFGKKPSSN, translated from the coding sequence GTGACCCGTCGATCCAGGCACGCCGTGCGCGCCCTGCTTCCGGTGCTCGCCCTGGCCGCCACCGCGACCGGGTGTGCGACCAAGGTGGACACCTCCACGGGCGGTGGCAACGAGATCAGCCTGGTCCAGGAGGGCAAGCTGGTCACCTGCACGCACATGTCGTACGAGCCCTTCCAGTTCACCCAGAACGGTGAGACGGTCGGGTTCGACGTCGACCTGGTCAACCTCGTCGCCAAGGAGCTGGGCGTCACCCAGCAGATCTTCGACACCCCGTTCGAGAACATCACCTCGGGCACGGTGTTCAGCACCGGCGAGTGCGACCTGGCCGCGGCGGGCATCACGATCACCGAGAAGCGCAAGGAAGCGATCGACTTCTCCGACCCGTACTTCGACGCCAGCCAGGCGCTGCTGGTCAAGAAGGACTCGGGCCTGAAGGACCTCGCGTCCCTCAAGGGCAAGGTGCTGGGCGTGCAGCAGGGCACCACCGGCGAGGAGTACGGCAACGCGAACGCCCAGGCCAACGGCTACGAGGTCAAGCAGTTCGAGGACCTGCCGCTGCTGGAGACCGCCGTGCGCACCGGTTCGATCGACGCCGCCATCAACGACAACGGCGTGCTGTTCGACTACGCCAAGAAGTTCCCCGAGACCGAGGTGACCGCCGAGTTCGACACCGGCGAGCAGTACGGGATCGCCCTGAAGAAGGGCAACACCGCGCTCAACGCCAAGATCGGCGAGGTCATCAAGAAGGCCAAGGAGAGCGGCGAGTACGACACGATCTACGAGAAGTGGTTCGGGAAGAAGCCGTCGAGCAACTGA
- a CDS encoding amino acid ABC transporter permease: MALSKRQRAKVFRGAQYALLVVIAALIAVVADWEAIRKSFFDVETAKEMFPEVITTALVNTVVYTALGFAVGLVAGLVLALMKLSSVGPYRWIATIYIEFFRGVPALLVFVALSVAVPLAFGLKFDIYSTAAIALGVVGAAYIAETIRAGIKAVPKGQLEAARSLGMSQARTTVTVVIPQAFRIILPPLTNELIMLTKDSSLISIIGLIATQRELTKYGREVLSQSPTVTPLLIAGLCYLIITLPLGYLSRWMETRGAGGSRSKKVSSPESKGLGVSA; the protein is encoded by the coding sequence ATGGCACTGTCCAAGCGGCAGCGCGCCAAGGTCTTCCGGGGCGCGCAGTACGCGCTGCTCGTCGTCATCGCCGCCCTGATCGCGGTCGTGGCGGACTGGGAGGCGATCCGCAAGTCCTTCTTCGACGTCGAGACGGCGAAGGAGATGTTCCCCGAGGTCATCACGACCGCGCTGGTGAACACGGTCGTCTACACCGCGCTCGGCTTCGCCGTCGGCCTGGTCGCCGGCCTGGTGCTGGCGCTGATGAAGCTGTCGTCCGTCGGCCCGTACCGGTGGATCGCGACGATCTACATCGAGTTCTTCCGCGGGGTCCCCGCGCTGCTGGTGTTCGTCGCGCTGAGCGTCGCGGTGCCGCTGGCCTTCGGCCTGAAGTTCGACATCTACTCGACGGCCGCCATCGCGCTCGGCGTCGTCGGCGCCGCCTACATCGCGGAGACGATCCGCGCGGGCATCAAGGCCGTGCCGAAGGGGCAGCTGGAGGCCGCGCGGTCGCTGGGCATGTCCCAGGCGCGCACGACGGTCACCGTCGTGATCCCGCAGGCGTTCCGGATCATCCTGCCGCCGCTGACCAACGAGCTGATCATGCTCACCAAGGACTCCTCGCTGATCAGCATCATCGGGCTGATCGCGACCCAGCGGGAGCTGACCAAGTACGGCCGCGAGGTGCTGAGCCAGTCGCCGACGGTGACGCCGCTGCTCATCGCGGGCCTGTGCTACCTGATCATCACGCTGCCGCTGGGCTACCTGTCGCGGTGGATGGAGACGCGGGGCGCGGGCGGCAGCCGCAGCAAGAAGGTCAGCTCGCCGGAGTCCAAGGGTCTGGGGGTGTCGGCGTGA
- a CDS encoding amino acid ABC transporter ATP-binding protein: MTDVVAEGGAAEGAAEDIAVEITGLKKSFGPLDVLKGIDLQVRRGEVVCVIGPSGSGKSTLLRCVNLLEEPSGGRIVVDGVELTDPDVDIDRARTRIGMVFQGFNLFSHLNVLNNLTVAQRKVLKRDQKQAEEIALRNLERVGLSEKVDAMPAQLSGGQQQRVAIARALSMDPDVMLFDEPTSALDPELVGDVLAVMRQLADEGMTMLVVTHEMQFAREVADKVLFMDGGYVVEQGPAEQVIGDPQQERTKTFLSRVLNPNHQV, from the coding sequence GTGACCGACGTCGTTGCTGAGGGCGGTGCGGCCGAGGGCGCCGCCGAGGACATCGCGGTCGAGATCACCGGGCTGAAGAAGTCGTTCGGCCCGCTGGACGTGCTCAAGGGCATCGACCTCCAGGTCAGGCGCGGCGAGGTGGTGTGCGTCATCGGACCGTCGGGCTCGGGCAAGTCGACGCTGCTGCGCTGCGTGAACCTGCTGGAGGAGCCGAGCGGCGGCAGGATCGTCGTGGACGGCGTCGAGCTGACCGACCCGGACGTGGACATCGACCGCGCCCGGACCCGCATCGGCATGGTGTTCCAGGGCTTCAACCTGTTCTCCCACCTGAACGTGCTGAACAACCTCACGGTCGCGCAGCGCAAGGTCCTCAAGCGGGACCAGAAGCAGGCCGAGGAGATCGCGCTGCGCAACCTGGAGCGCGTCGGCCTGTCCGAGAAGGTCGACGCCATGCCCGCGCAGCTGTCCGGCGGGCAGCAGCAGCGGGTCGCGATCGCGCGGGCGCTGTCGATGGACCCGGACGTCATGCTGTTCGACGAGCCGACCTCGGCGCTGGACCCGGAGCTGGTCGGCGACGTGCTCGCGGTCATGCGCCAGCTCGCCGACGAGGGCATGACGATGCTCGTGGTCACGCACGAGATGCAGTTCGCCCGCGAGGTGGCGGACAAGGTGCTGTTCATGGACGGCGGGTACGTCGTCGAGCAGGGCCCCGCCGAGCAGGTCATCGGCGACCCGCAGCAGGAGCGCACCAAGACCTTCCTGTCGCGGGTGCTCAACCCGAACCACCAGGTGTGA
- a CDS encoding translocation/assembly module TamB domain-containing protein encodes MEGARLDVLDPSPPRAFRVPAAELLRALPAEGGWPLARRRGTVPPVLRVADRFVTGQLDLRAVELNYLLEFERCRFEEPPDLRQGRLAGVQFTGCWLPGLLARNLSSANEFSLVATACAGPVDLTDADVAGSLSLQDTCIAVDGGEAPALHADRLKLAGALLAHRIEVRGELRMAGAQIGGNANFNGGELDNPGGYALRGNGIRVGGNLVLGGGTARGTVSLVNAQVEAKLTLRGTVLSAGRRADVELDQSGDAASTLVLDRASVNGDVELDHGFSSAGPVRAVNSAIGGTLSLSRGRFDGLDVAGGRRGRALHLDGARVDGDVTGRAAHVRGQLRMVDAVVRGSLLLDGSTVDNPRADAVLGNRSQVGSNLAFREGQVAGGIELRAVRVGANLDLRGSRVVQPGSYRHQRGRKPSVDVGGAVIGRDLICAAGPGAGGPGEFTAHGGVRARRAQVGRMATFAGSVLGDRLDAQALNLLGLQVQDLVLTPASAPRGGVVLRQTRCVTLEDNPAFWDATGWIDLEEFRYDSLRDPIDLRDDGAVEQRLRWLRQAMRRSYRPGPYDQFAEMLRAGGNDEHAATVLVEKQRLRYRALAEGRRWLRPLVLVWSWLQRSMVGYGYRPARALGWLVVAWLLGGAWFALGPDLVEINSDDTLPWNAWLFTIDLVVPIVDFGNKNRWQTPGASQWIASGLIVLGWVLATTVAAGLTRMLKR; translated from the coding sequence GTGGAGGGCGCGCGGCTGGACGTGCTCGACCCGAGCCCGCCGCGCGCCTTCCGCGTCCCCGCCGCCGAGCTGCTGAGGGCGCTGCCCGCCGAGGGCGGGTGGCCGCTGGCCAGGCGGCGCGGGACGGTGCCGCCGGTGCTGCGGGTGGCCGACCGGTTCGTCACCGGGCAGCTGGACCTGCGGGCCGTGGAGCTGAACTACCTGCTGGAGTTCGAGCGCTGCCGCTTCGAGGAGCCGCCGGACCTGCGGCAGGGCAGGCTGGCCGGGGTGCAGTTCACCGGGTGCTGGTTACCGGGGCTGCTGGCCAGGAATTTGAGCAGCGCCAACGAGTTCTCGCTCGTGGCCACCGCGTGCGCGGGTCCGGTGGACCTGACCGACGCGGACGTCGCGGGCTCCCTCTCCTTGCAGGACACCTGCATCGCGGTCGACGGCGGTGAGGCGCCCGCGCTGCACGCGGACCGGCTCAAGCTGGCGGGGGCGCTGCTGGCGCACCGGATCGAGGTGCGCGGCGAGCTGCGCATGGCGGGCGCGCAGATCGGCGGGAACGCCAACTTCAACGGCGGCGAGCTGGACAACCCCGGCGGGTACGCCCTGCGCGGCAACGGGATCCGCGTCGGCGGGAACCTGGTGCTCGGCGGCGGGACCGCGCGCGGCACGGTGTCGCTGGTCAACGCGCAGGTCGAGGCGAAGCTGACGCTGCGCGGGACGGTGCTGTCGGCGGGGCGGCGGGCGGACGTCGAGCTGGACCAGAGCGGGGACGCCGCGTCGACGCTCGTGCTGGACCGGGCGTCGGTCAACGGCGACGTGGAGCTGGACCACGGGTTCTCCAGCGCGGGCCCGGTGCGGGCGGTCAACAGCGCGATCGGCGGGACGCTGTCGCTGAGCCGGGGCCGGTTCGACGGGCTGGACGTCGCGGGCGGGCGGCGCGGTCGGGCGCTGCACCTGGACGGGGCGCGGGTCGACGGGGACGTCACCGGGCGCGCGGCCCACGTGCGCGGGCAGCTGCGGATGGTCGACGCGGTGGTGCGCGGGAGCCTGCTGCTCGACGGGTCCACCGTGGACAACCCGCGCGCCGACGCGGTGCTGGGCAACCGGTCGCAGGTCGGCAGCAACCTCGCGTTCCGCGAGGGCCAGGTCGCGGGCGGGATCGAGCTGCGGGCGGTGCGGGTGGGCGCGAACCTGGACCTGCGCGGCAGCCGCGTGGTCCAGCCGGGCAGCTACCGGCACCAGCGGGGGCGCAAGCCGTCGGTGGACGTGGGCGGCGCGGTCATCGGGCGGGACCTGATCTGCGCGGCCGGACCGGGTGCGGGCGGACCGGGGGAGTTCACCGCGCACGGCGGGGTGCGGGCGCGGCGGGCCCAGGTCGGGCGGATGGCGACGTTCGCCGGGTCGGTGCTGGGCGACCGGTTGGACGCGCAGGCGCTGAACCTGCTCGGGTTGCAGGTGCAGGACCTGGTGCTCACGCCCGCCTCGGCGCCGCGCGGGGGCGTGGTGCTGCGGCAGACCAGGTGCGTGACGCTGGAGGACAACCCGGCCTTCTGGGACGCGACCGGGTGGATAGACCTGGAGGAGTTCCGGTACGACTCGCTGCGCGACCCCATCGACCTGCGGGACGACGGGGCGGTGGAGCAGCGGCTGCGGTGGCTGCGGCAGGCCATGCGGCGCTCGTACCGGCCGGGGCCGTACGACCAGTTCGCGGAGATGCTGCGGGCGGGCGGCAACGATGAGCACGCGGCGACCGTGCTGGTGGAGAAGCAGCGGCTGCGCTACCGGGCGCTGGCCGAGGGCAGGCGGTGGCTGCGCCCGCTGGTGCTGGTGTGGAGCTGGTTGCAGCGGTCGATGGTGGGCTACGGCTACCGGCCCGCGCGGGCGCTGGGCTGGCTGGTGGTGGCCTGGCTGCTGGGCGGGGCGTGGTTCGCGCTGGGACCGGACCTGGTGGAGATCAACTCCGATGACACGCTGCCGTGGAACGCGTGGCTGTTCACCATCGACCTGGTGGTGCCGATCGTGGACTTCGGCAACAAGAACCGGTGGCAGACGCCGGGCGCGTCGCAGTGGATCGCGTCGGGGCTGATCGTGCTGGGGTGGGTGCTGGCCACCACGGTGGCGGCGGGCCTGACGCGGATGCTGAAGCGTTAA
- a CDS encoding phosphoenolpyruvate carboxykinase (GTP), with amino-acid sequence MTAVTIPGLDQAPTDHQELLAWVREIAELTSPDRVVWADGTQREWAELTGKLVDAGTFVPLEKKPNSFWAASDPTDVARVEERTFICSADPADSGPTNNWVDPAEMKATMTELYRGSMRGRTMYVIPFCMGPLTAEKPMLGVEITDSEYVVVSMHIMTRMGTRALELFGDGVPYVKALHSLGAPLAPGQDDVAWPCNDTKYITHFPEERTIWSFGSGYGGNALLGKKCYSLRIASVMARDEGWLAEHMLILKLTSPESKVYYIAAAFPSACGKTNLAMLQPTIPGWKVETLGDDIAWMRFGEDGRLYAVNPENGFFGVAPGTDYHTNPNAMRTIEKGNSLFTNVALTDDGDVWWEGMGEPPAHLTSWKRADWTPGSDEPSSHPNSRYCTPIEQCDIKAPEWDDPNGVPISAIFFGGRRATTVPLITESRDWQHGVFMGATLSSETTAAAVGQVGVVRRDPMAMLPFIGYHAGDYFQHWIDTGKGADADKLPKVFYVNWFRRGEDKRFLWPGFGENSRVLKWAVERIEGRAAARETPIGHVPTAEALDLSELGAPVEDVEASLAFDADEWRAELPLIEEWFAKIGDKVPTALRDELEALRQRLG; translated from the coding sequence ATGACGGCAGTGACCATTCCCGGTCTCGACCAGGCCCCGACCGACCACCAGGAACTGCTGGCCTGGGTTCGCGAGATCGCCGAGCTGACCTCTCCCGACCGGGTCGTGTGGGCCGACGGAACGCAGCGCGAATGGGCCGAGCTGACCGGGAAACTGGTCGACGCGGGCACTTTCGTCCCGCTGGAGAAGAAGCCGAACTCGTTCTGGGCGGCTTCCGACCCGACGGACGTCGCGCGCGTCGAGGAGCGCACCTTCATCTGCTCGGCCGACCCGGCCGACTCCGGTCCCACCAACAACTGGGTGGACCCGGCCGAGATGAAGGCGACCATGACCGAGCTCTACCGGGGCTCGATGCGCGGCCGGACCATGTACGTCATCCCGTTCTGCATGGGGCCGCTGACGGCGGAGAAGCCCATGCTGGGCGTGGAGATCACCGACTCCGAGTACGTCGTCGTCTCCATGCACATCATGACCCGCATGGGCACGCGCGCCCTGGAGCTGTTCGGCGACGGCGTCCCGTACGTGAAGGCGCTGCACTCGCTCGGCGCGCCGCTGGCCCCCGGCCAGGACGACGTGGCGTGGCCGTGCAACGACACGAAGTACATCACGCACTTCCCCGAGGAGCGGACGATCTGGTCGTTCGGCTCCGGGTACGGGGGCAACGCCCTGCTGGGCAAGAAGTGCTACTCGCTGCGGATCGCCTCGGTGATGGCGCGGGACGAGGGCTGGCTCGCCGAGCACATGCTGATCCTCAAGCTCACCTCGCCCGAGTCGAAGGTCTACTACATCGCGGCGGCGTTCCCGAGCGCCTGCGGGAAGACCAACCTGGCGATGCTCCAGCCGACCATCCCCGGCTGGAAGGTCGAGACGCTCGGCGACGACATCGCGTGGATGCGGTTCGGCGAGGACGGGCGGCTGTACGCGGTGAACCCGGAGAACGGGTTCTTCGGCGTCGCGCCGGGCACCGACTACCACACCAACCCCAACGCGATGCGGACCATCGAGAAGGGGAACTCGCTGTTCACGAACGTCGCGCTGACCGACGACGGCGACGTGTGGTGGGAGGGCATGGGCGAGCCGCCCGCGCACCTGACCTCGTGGAAGAGGGCCGACTGGACGCCGGGCTCGGACGAGCCGTCGTCGCACCCGAACTCGCGCTACTGCACGCCGATCGAGCAGTGCGACATCAAGGCGCCGGAGTGGGACGACCCGAACGGCGTGCCGATCTCGGCGATCTTCTTCGGCGGTCGGCGGGCCACGACCGTCCCGCTGATCACCGAGTCGCGGGACTGGCAGCACGGCGTGTTCATGGGCGCCACGCTGTCGAGCGAGACCACGGCGGCGGCGGTCGGCCAGGTGGGCGTGGTGCGGCGGGACCCGATGGCGATGCTGCCGTTCATCGGCTACCACGCGGGCGACTACTTCCAGCACTGGATCGACACCGGCAAGGGCGCGGACGCCGACAAGCTGCCGAAGGTCTTCTACGTCAACTGGTTCCGGCGCGGCGAGGACAAGCGGTTCCTGTGGCCGGGGTTCGGCGAGAACTCGCGGGTGCTCAAGTGGGCGGTCGAGCGGATCGAGGGGCGCGCGGCGGCCCGTGAGACGCCGATCGGGCACGTGCCGACCGCCGAGGCGCTGGACCTGTCGGAGCTGGGCGCGCCGGTGGAGGACGTGGAGGCGTCGCTGGCGTTCGACGCGGACGAGTGGCGGGCCGAGCTGCCGCTGATCGAGGAGTGGTTCGCGAAGATCGGCGACAAGGTGCCGACCGCGCTGCGCGACGAGCTGGAGGCGCTGAGGCAGCGGCTCGGGTAG
- a CDS encoding septum formation family protein: MRRCRALSGLLAVVAVVLAGCAEQVGGTPGAAAPRPSITPAASELPQPGACVDQDLKAVDCAAPHVAEVTAVGDLTGVGQRTERDLRRVALPACRAALAGYLGAADHDATRIQAQAIWPSEDGWARGDRWRLCTAVEISPTGQQASRTGSLAGLLKATGFASVQLCTSGSPARDEALEIVACDAAHLAEAVPGVLALGGPQDPPLSQEQVNAAASGHCAAKVNGYVGAVREDVFASWRSFGSQAWSEGFTTAVCYAEAARPFTGRLWGLGRGPLPE, translated from the coding sequence GTGCGACGCTGTCGGGCGCTGAGCGGGTTGTTGGCCGTGGTGGCTGTTGTCCTCGCCGGGTGCGCGGAGCAGGTCGGCGGGACGCCGGGCGCCGCTGCGCCCCGGCCCTCGATCACGCCCGCCGCGAGCGAGCTGCCGCAGCCGGGCGCGTGCGTGGACCAGGACCTCAAGGCCGTCGACTGCGCGGCGCCGCACGTCGCCGAGGTCACCGCCGTCGGCGACCTCACCGGGGTCGGGCAGCGCACCGAGCGCGACCTGCGCCGGGTCGCCCTGCCCGCCTGCCGCGCCGCGCTCGCGGGCTACCTCGGCGCGGCGGACCACGACGCCACCCGCATCCAGGCCCAGGCGATCTGGCCCAGCGAGGACGGCTGGGCGCGCGGCGACCGCTGGCGGCTGTGCACGGCGGTCGAGATCTCGCCCACCGGTCAGCAGGCCAGCCGCACCGGGTCGCTGGCCGGGCTGCTCAAGGCCACCGGGTTCGCGTCCGTGCAGCTGTGCACGAGCGGGTCGCCCGCCCGCGACGAGGCGCTGGAGATCGTCGCCTGCGACGCCGCGCACCTGGCCGAGGCGGTGCCGGGGGTGCTCGCGCTCGGTGGTCCGCAGGACCCGCCGCTGTCCCAGGAGCAGGTGAACGCCGCCGCGTCGGGGCACTGCGCGGCGAAGGTGAACGGCTACGTCGGGGCGGTCCGCGAGGACGTCTTCGCGTCCTGGCGCTCGTTCGGCAGCCAGGCCTGGTCCGAGGGCTTCACGACGGCGGTCTGCTACGCCGAGGCCGCCCGCCCGTTCACCGGCAGGCTCTGGGGCCTCGGCCGGGGTCCGCTGCCCGAGTAG
- a CDS encoding GntR family transcriptional regulator, whose translation MTTAEAGTWLRALAEDGARMSRSSTAERVADALRARVLDGAIKAGSQLSEKSLGDALRVSRNTLREAFRLLTHERLLVHEHSRGVFVRVPSTEDVADLYAARRVIEAGALRRWPDAPEERRARVGDAVRWAERLRDDEDWVGVGTANGRFHAAITALAGSSRLDEEVRRLLAELRLVFQVVGDPEGFHRDYLPRNRAIADLLESGEVDAAESALLSYLDTAEEHVTQGLGTL comes from the coding sequence ATGACCACCGCTGAAGCCGGCACCTGGCTCCGCGCGCTCGCCGAGGACGGCGCGCGGATGAGCCGGTCCAGCACGGCCGAGCGGGTCGCCGACGCCCTCAGGGCTCGGGTGCTCGACGGGGCCATCAAAGCGGGCAGCCAGCTGTCCGAGAAGTCGCTCGGCGACGCGCTGCGCGTCTCCCGCAACACCCTGCGCGAGGCGTTCCGGCTCCTGACCCACGAGCGCCTGCTGGTGCACGAGCACAGCCGGGGCGTGTTCGTGCGGGTGCCGAGCACCGAGGACGTGGCCGACCTGTACGCCGCCCGCCGGGTGATCGAGGCGGGCGCGCTGCGGCGGTGGCCCGACGCACCCGAGGAGCGGCGCGCGCGGGTCGGGGACGCGGTCCGGTGGGCCGAGCGGCTGAGGGACGACGAGGACTGGGTGGGCGTGGGCACGGCGAACGGCCGGTTCCACGCGGCGATCACCGCGCTCGCGGGCAGCTCCCGGCTGGACGAGGAGGTGCGCCGCCTGCTCGCCGAGCTGCGCCTGGTGTTCCAGGTGGTGGGAGACCCCGAAGGCTTCCACCGCGACTACCTGCCGAGGAACCGCGCGATCGCCGACCTGCTGGAGTCGGGCGAGGTCGACGCCGCCGAGTCGGCGCTGCTGTCCTACCTGGACACCGCCGAGGAGCACGTCACCCAGGGGTTGGGCACGCTCTAG
- a CDS encoding DUF3311 domain-containing protein, whose protein sequence is MPRQSPARNTGLRWSNWNLLLLLPLLMLITPWFNSDEPRVLGLPFFYWYQFAFVPLGVLCVGLVYVKTKDAPATTGPDKLDVDALDEREADR, encoded by the coding sequence ATGCCTCGACAATCGCCTGCCCGGAACACCGGGCTGCGGTGGAGCAACTGGAACCTCCTCCTGCTGCTCCCGCTGCTCATGCTCATCACGCCGTGGTTCAACTCCGACGAGCCCCGCGTGCTGGGCCTGCCGTTCTTCTACTGGTACCAGTTCGCGTTCGTCCCGCTGGGCGTGCTGTGCGTCGGCCTGGTCTACGTGAAGACCAAGGACGCCCCCGCGACGACCGGCCCCGACAAGCTCGACGTGGACGCCCTGGACGAGCGGGAGGCCGACCGGTGA
- the mctP gene encoding monocarboxylate uptake permease MctP: protein MSTAPLQWTELSVFAVLFLLVTVLGFVAAKWRAGDTLDHLDEWGLGGRKFGSWITWFLVGGDLYTAYTFVAVPALVFGAGALGFYALPYTVVLYPIVFLPLVRMWSVSRVHGYVTPADFVRGRYGSHWLALIIAITGILATMPYIALQLVGLEAVLRTMGLNGSGIMGHLPLFIAFVILALYTYQSGLRAPALIAFVKDSLIYVVILVAVIYLPGKFGGWGAIFDTAQAAYDKTPAKSDGVLLNANNQLQYATLALGSALALFLYPHSLTGILASRGRNVIKRNMVALPAYSLLLGLLAMLGFVAISAGVKPITNQATGRPDTNTIVPVLFGQEFPAWFAGVAFAAIGIGALVPAAIMSIAAANLWTRNIYKEYLKKDATPAQEAKQAKLASLVVKFGAVAFIVFIDPQFSIDLQLIGGVVILQTLPAVAIALYTRWFHLHGLVAGWAAGMGWGIYLLYTIPSADGKRQHFAGSALALDKLSLFGWHPFQGSTVQVYVGVVAVTANLVVAALVTLVARRFKAANGSDETRPDDYHVDEDSDRVKPVAAH, encoded by the coding sequence GTGAGCACCGCCCCGCTGCAGTGGACCGAGCTGTCGGTCTTCGCCGTCCTGTTCCTGCTGGTGACCGTGCTGGGCTTCGTCGCGGCGAAGTGGCGGGCGGGCGACACCCTCGACCACCTGGACGAGTGGGGCCTGGGCGGCCGGAAGTTCGGCTCCTGGATCACCTGGTTCCTGGTCGGCGGCGACCTGTACACGGCTTACACGTTCGTGGCCGTCCCGGCGCTGGTGTTCGGCGCGGGCGCGCTCGGCTTCTACGCGCTGCCCTACACCGTGGTGCTGTACCCGATCGTGTTCCTGCCGCTGGTGCGCATGTGGTCGGTGTCCAGGGTGCACGGCTACGTCACCCCGGCCGACTTCGTGCGCGGGCGGTACGGCTCGCACTGGCTCGCGCTGATCATCGCGATCACCGGCATCCTCGCCACGATGCCGTACATCGCGCTGCAGCTGGTCGGCCTGGAGGCCGTGCTGCGCACGATGGGCCTCAACGGCAGCGGGATCATGGGGCACCTGCCCCTGTTCATCGCGTTCGTGATCCTGGCGCTGTACACGTACCAGTCGGGGCTGCGCGCGCCCGCGCTGATCGCGTTCGTCAAGGACAGCCTGATCTACGTGGTGATCCTGGTGGCGGTGATCTACCTGCCGGGCAAGTTCGGCGGCTGGGGCGCCATCTTCGACACCGCGCAGGCGGCCTACGACAAGACGCCCGCGAAGTCGGACGGCGTGCTGCTGAACGCCAACAACCAGCTGCAGTACGCGACGCTCGCGCTCGGCTCGGCGCTGGCGCTGTTCCTGTACCCGCACTCGCTGACCGGCATCCTGGCCTCGCGCGGGCGGAACGTGATCAAGCGGAACATGGTGGCGCTGCCCGCCTACTCGCTGCTGCTGGGCCTGCTGGCGATGCTCGGGTTCGTGGCGATCAGCGCGGGCGTCAAGCCGATCACCAACCAGGCCACCGGGCGGCCGGACACGAACACGATCGTGCCGGTGCTGTTCGGGCAGGAGTTCCCGGCGTGGTTCGCGGGCGTGGCGTTCGCGGCCATCGGCATCGGCGCGCTCGTCCCGGCGGCGATCATGTCGATCGCGGCGGCGAACCTGTGGACCCGCAACATCTACAAGGAGTACCTGAAGAAGGACGCCACGCCCGCGCAGGAGGCGAAGCAGGCGAAGCTGGCGTCGCTGGTGGTGAAGTTCGGCGCGGTCGCGTTCATCGTGTTCATCGACCCGCAGTTCTCCATCGACCTGCAGCTGATCGGCGGCGTGGTGATCCTGCAGACGCTGCCCGCCGTGGCGATCGCGCTCTACACCCGGTGGTTCCACCTCCACGGCCTGGTCGCCGGGTGGGCCGCGGGCATGGGCTGGGGGATCTACCTGCTGTACACGATCCCCAGCGCGGACGGGAAGCGGCAGCACTTCGCCGGGTCGGCGCTGGCGCTGGACAAGCTGTCGCTGTTCGGCTGGCACCCGTTCCAGGGCTCGACGGTGCAGGTCTACGTCGGCGTCGTGGCCGTCACGGCGAACCTCGTCGTGGCCGCGCTGGTGACGCTGGTGGCGCGCAGGTTCAAGGCCGCCAACGGGAGCGACGAGACCAGGCCGGACGACTACCACGTGGACGAGGACAGCGACCGGGTCAAGCCGGTGGCGGCCCACTGA